The genomic segment CACTGGCCTTGCTCACAACCCCACTTAACGGGGCCGAATTCTTAGCACACAACACTACCCCAGAAGCACCAAAAAAATAAGCAGATCGAATTATCGCCCCCAAATTTTGAGGATCAGTTACCTCATCCAACGCCAGCCAAAGAGGGCCCTTATCGGACTCAATAGAAATAGGTTCCAACTCCTTTATCCCGACCATTTCCAGCGGGGAAGCATCAAGGACCAGGCCCTGGTGAGGCCTATTATCTACTACCATGTTCAAATCATGCTTTGATAGCTCTTTTTGGCTTAATCCAAGCTTCTCAGCCATCTTTAAAACTTTCTCAAAACCTTTCTTGTCCTTCTTTTTCCTATTATTCGTACCCAAATCTAACccttcttgaatatacaatccaTAGAATTCTCTTCGTGCAGCCGAAAGTGCAGCCAAAACAGGACCAACTCCATAGATTCCTTCTCCAACTAGTTTTGGTACCGTAGATTCTTTAGCTTCTTTCCATGTCTTCCTACCCCAATTTTCCTGATTAATCCATGTCCTAACTTCTGGTCTTTCCGATCCTGATTTTACCTCAACAAATTTGCTTACCCTGTTCCTAATTTTATCCCATCTTGGATCATCCCCAACCTCCACATCCCCATCCCCGTCCTCACTAAAGTCGTCTGCATTCCTCATCTCATTTCTCCtaccttcaaatttttgggtttctCTAATTTCCATCCTACCTTTTAAAAACTTTTCTGCCGATTCTTCCCATGAAGACCGAAACACTTTACTCACCTCACCACTTCCTACTTCTCTTTTTTCCCTCCCCCTGGATTTTGCCAACCAAGGAAGGGTCTTTTTACTCGTCTCAACCTCAATCTCAGAATGTGAACTGATAAAACGTCTCGCTCCCAATTGTGAACAACTCAAGACAACACTTTGCACACAAAAACGCGGTTTAGCTGACGTTTCACGACACCACAGAAACTGTTGACCCGGTTTCTCACAAGACCCGATAATTGAATGATAACCAGCAAACAT from the Primulina eburnea isolate SZY01 chromosome 3, ASM2296580v1, whole genome shotgun sequence genome contains:
- the LOC140825443 gene encoding uncharacterized protein; protein product: MCCNMARPHAFPLVFRISVQPSRMGSLNPVSMFAGYHSIIGSCEKPGQQFLWCRETSAKPRFCVQSVVLSCSQLGARRFISSHSEIEVETSKKTLPWLAKSRGREKREVGSGEVSKVFRSSWEESAEKFLKGRMEIRETQKFEGRRNEMRNADDFSEDGDGDVEVGDDPRWDKIRNRVSKFVEVKSGSERPEVRTWINQENWGRKTWKEAKESTVPKLVGEGIYGVGPVLAALSAARREFYGLYIQEGLDLGTNNRKKKDKKGFEKVLKMAEKLGLSQKELSKHDLNMVVDNRPHQGLVLDASPLEMVGIKELEPISIESDKGPLWLALDEVTDPQNLGAIIRSAYFFGASGVVLCAKNSAPLSGVVSKASAGSLELMELRSCKNMMQFLTSSSRNGWRVLGGSVSSKTVPLNEVVPGAPTILVLGSEGTGLRPLVERSCTQLIRIPGNLPIDLIMTGDEDTGNIENPGQEFRSFLAVESLNVSVAAGVMLNHLIGNICVSVDHVQKE